The Candidatus Cloacimonadota bacterium genomic sequence CGGTGCTGCGGAAGAACACGAGGATATAAAAATAATCGAATTACCGGTTTCAGATATAAATTCCTTCCTTTCTTCCTCAAAAATTCAAGATGGGAAAACAATGATCGGACTTCTTTGGTTTTTGCAAAATTTTCCTCACAATAAAAAATAATTTACTTATTTTCAAAATATTAATATAATCCTCTTTTTTATTTTGAATATCTGATTTTGAATGAATGTGACTCAGCTGATTCTCGGATTTCTGATATTTTTCTCGGCTGCAATGCTTCAGGGGATTACCGGATTCGGTTTTTCGCTATTGGCAGTTCCCCTATTGACTTTTTTTCTTCCCCCAAAAATTGTAATCCCAATTATGCTTTTACTTTCAATTCCCCTAAACATTGCCGTTATTTTTTCCCATTTGAAATCAGTTAACTTTCGCAAAATTTCTCTCATCCTTTTCGCCGGAATTATTGGAATGCCCATTGGTACATATTTTTTGGTGAATGTCAACGATTGGATAATAAAATTGGGAATCGGTTTACTAATTATCACTTTTGGCGGATTATTGCTTTTGGGGTTTCAAAAAAAATTTAAACATGAAAAGATTACCCGATTAATCATCGGTTTTGCCAGCGGAATACTGGGAGGTGCAGTTTCAATGAGCGGTCCGCCGATTGTTCTTTTCCTTGCAAATAATCAGGAGAGGAAAAACACTTTTCGCGTCAATCTTGCACTTTATTATTTCTGCCTTAATTTATTTATAATCCCAATCTACGTTTTGAACAATTTGCTTACTCCCCAAGTTTTCAGCCTAAGTCTCACTTTTTTACCTGCTTTGATCTTGGGAGTAATATTTGGAAATTTATTTGCAAAGAAATTACCGGAAAATACTTTCCGAAAGATCACTTTGATATTATTGCTAATTATGGGCTTTATGGCTGTGATTAGTAGCTTCAAAATTGGGTAATATCAATGTCAAAAATAAACAAGCATTATCGTAACATCAAAACAGCGATCAGAAAATCAAAATTACCTGATTGGTATTTTTGCTCTAAATATAGTTTATCACCCTATATGGCTTGTGAACATGCGTGCAAATACTGCGACGGTAGAGCAGAGAAATATTATGTAAAAGGTGATTATGAAAAGGATATTGTAATTCGTCGGAATCTTCCGGAACAACTTTCAAAAGAGATTATCAAATTGCGAGAACCCGGAATAATATTTATCGGATCAGGCATAAGCGATTCGTATCAGCCTGTGGAAAAAGAAGAGAAAATAATGCAGCATTGTGCAAAAATATTCGTGGAAAATAACTTTCCAGTGGGAATTTTAACTAAATCCGCTTTGATCCAAAGAGATATTGATCTTTGGAAAAAAGTCCACGAGAAAAATGGTTTCCTCCTCATGATTTCTCTTACAACCCTTGATGACGATATTCGACAAATTTTTGAACCGAATGCGAGCTCGGTAACAGAAAGATTGGGGACTATTAAAAAATTCAAATCTGCTGGAATTCCTGTAGGAGTTGCAGCCATGCCGATTCTTCCCTTTATTCAAGACTCGGAAAAAGATCTGAATAAATTATTTGCAAAATTTTCAGAACTTAAAGTTGATTTTGTTATGCCGGGCAGTTTAACCTTGCGTCCCGGAATTCAAAAAGAAGTTTATCTGAGAACTATTCAAAAACAGTATCCTCAATTTTTAGCCAAATATGAGGACCTTTATAGTGACGATTTTCAATCAGGTGTCTGGCATAAAGAGTACCGACAAAAAGCCTATAAAATATTCCATAAAGTCTCCAACGAATTTTCTTTCCCGATTTATGCACCTCATTATATTTATAAGAATAAATTTTCGCTGTATGACGAACTTTATATCCTGCTGAAAAACATGACCGATCTATATGAATTAAAAAATCAGCCGACACCAAGGCTCGAATATAGCGTCAATAATTATAATCGTTGGTTAAAAAAAGAAAAGCAATATTTCAATCGAAATCGCTCATTACATTATTCTCAATTGGAAGAAAAACTTAAATACCTGCTTAAATTTGGAAAATTGTACGATATTATACGCAATAAAAAATTGATAAACTTTATAAGTGAAATAATTCTTGAACGAAAAACTTTTGATTACAAAACATTGAAATTAATTAGTGTTCATCCGTAAACTACTATTTTATCAATGGCTCCACCAGCTGGTGGATGATTCGACGCAGAAAAACACTGATTCGGCAGATAAACCCCTGTTTAATATTAAAATACAAAGCATTAAACGGGGCAAGCGCTGATACTAATCTTTTTGTAATTAAATTTTTTATCTGCGTAAATCATTTTTTTCAGCGTTCATCTGCGTCCAATCTATACTTTACGGACAGACTCTAATTGAGATGAGTGATGAGGAATAATCAAGGCGAATTTTTTTCAAAAAACTCTCTCATAAATATCAAATATTTTTTTTATATTTGGAAAAGTGGACTCAATTTTTACGTTTTAAAATTTTTATCTAAATATTTAGAAAGGAAAATTAAATGAAAAATCCATATGCAAAATTATTGAGTATTTTTTTACTGATAACATTGTCCTCGTTTTCAATCCTGCTTGCTCAGGAAAGCATGGCTAGCTCTGAAAACGCAGATTTCATCACAACTGATTCCGGTTTAAAATACAAAATTATCAAAACAAGCGAGGGTGAAATACCCACATCCGGTGATCGAGTTGAAGTCAATTACGAAGGCAAATTAGCTGACGGAACCGTGTTTGACAGTTCATACAATCGAGGTGAGCCCATAACATTCACTCTCGGTAAAGGTAGAGTTATCAAAGGTTGGGATGAAGGAATTGCCCTTCTCCATATTGGAGAAAAAGCCGTATTTATCATTCCACCGGACTTGGGTTATGGAAATCAGCCGGTTGGTCCGATTCCAGCAAATTCCACGCTTACTTTTGAAGTGGAATTAATGAATATTCTCCCTCAAATCATTGTTGAAGAATACGATATCGCAGGAAAAGAAATTCATGAAACCGATTCGGGATTAATGTATATTATTGTAAAAGAGGGCGAAGGAACTCAGGCAGAGAATGGCAAAACTGTTTCCGTTCAATATTCAGGTTATCTCGAAGATGGCACCATGTTCGATTCTTCTGTAAAACGGGGACAACCCATCTCGTTTCCGCTTGGTATCGGGCAAGTTATCCCCGGCTGGGAAGAGGGAATTTCTTTGATGAAAAAAGGAGCAAAATATCGTTTGATCATTCCATCAAATTTGGCCTATGGATCAAATGGCATTGAGGGCGTTATCCCTCCGAATGCAAGCCTAACTTTTGATGTTGAATTGGTTGATGTAAAATAAAAGATTGAAAACCATTGCGAATGGTAAAAAAGTTCCTAGAGAGATTAACCTTCGCAATGGTTGCACTAACTCCAAGAACGGAAAATGGGAAAAATGTCCACCCGTCTTCGCTACGCCGAGGCAGGCGAATTACACGAATTAATCGAAAAAATTGTAATTACATTAAACGAATTATTCCCAACTCTAAACCTTCACTCCCCCACCTTCACCATCTTCCGCACCACGGCATTTTTACCATATTCTAATTTATAAAAATATGTTCCCGCTGAAACTTCATTTCCATATCTGTCTTTCCCGTCCCAGATGATTTTGGTCTTTGCCCAAAAATTGTCCTTTTTTCCGCTGTATCTTTTTACCAATTGCCCTCTTACGTTGTAAATAGATAGTTGATAATCCTCTACCCGCTCATAGTCTGTGGTGATGAATAATATTTCCGTCTCTTCTTTAAAGGGATTGGGC encodes the following:
- a CDS encoding radical SAM protein; protein product: MSKINKHYRNIKTAIRKSKLPDWYFCSKYSLSPYMACEHACKYCDGRAEKYYVKGDYEKDIVIRRNLPEQLSKEIIKLREPGIIFIGSGISDSYQPVEKEEKIMQHCAKIFVENNFPVGILTKSALIQRDIDLWKKVHEKNGFLLMISLTTLDDDIRQIFEPNASSVTERLGTIKKFKSAGIPVGVAAMPILPFIQDSEKDLNKLFAKFSELKVDFVMPGSLTLRPGIQKEVYLRTIQKQYPQFLAKYEDLYSDDFQSGVWHKEYRQKAYKIFHKVSNEFSFPIYAPHYIYKNKFSLYDELYILLKNMTDLYELKNQPTPRLEYSVNNYNRWLKKEKQYFNRNRSLHYSQLEEKLKYLLKFGKLYDIIRNKKLINFISEIILERKTFDYKTLKLISVHP
- a CDS encoding sulfite exporter TauE/SafE family protein → MNVTQLILGFLIFFSAAMLQGITGFGFSLLAVPLLTFFLPPKIVIPIMLLLSIPLNIAVIFSHLKSVNFRKISLILFAGIIGMPIGTYFLVNVNDWIIKLGIGLLIITFGGLLLLGFQKKFKHEKITRLIIGFASGILGGAVSMSGPPIVLFLANNQERKNTFRVNLALYYFCLNLFIIPIYVLNNLLTPQVFSLSLTFLPALILGVIFGNLFAKKLPENTFRKITLILLLIMGFMAVISSFKIG
- a CDS encoding FKBP-type peptidyl-prolyl cis-trans isomerase → MKNPYAKLLSIFLLITLSSFSILLAQESMASSENADFITTDSGLKYKIIKTSEGEIPTSGDRVEVNYEGKLADGTVFDSSYNRGEPITFTLGKGRVIKGWDEGIALLHIGEKAVFIIPPDLGYGNQPVGPIPANSTLTFEVELMNILPQIIVEEYDIAGKEIHETDSGLMYIIVKEGEGTQAENGKTVSVQYSGYLEDGTMFDSSVKRGQPISFPLGIGQVIPGWEEGISLMKKGAKYRLIIPSNLAYGSNGIEGVIPPNASLTFDVELVDVK